The Vibrio crassostreae genomic interval CAGCACTGTAGCAATGCGTGTCCTTACGGCGCGCCACAATACAATGCGAAGAAAGGTCACATGACCAAATGCGATGGTTGCTACCAACGTGTTTCTGAAGGCAAACAGCCGATCTGTGTTGAGTCTTGCCCACTTCGTGCATTGGAGTTTGGTGAAATCAATACGCTTCGCGAGAAGTACGGCTCTGGTGCAGATGTGGCACCACTGCCATCTTCAACCGAAACACTGCCAAACATCGTGATTAAGCTGAACAAAAACGCGAAGCCTACTGGCGATACCAGTGGTCACCTAGCAAACCCGAAGGAGGTGTAAGATGATTTTTCATGAGTGGTCTTTAATCTTCTTTACGGTGCTGGCGCAAACTGCGGTTGGTGGTTACTTACTGATTGGTGCTCGTGCACTGGTACTTGGTCACGATGAAGAGAAACTAAACAGCTATAAGGTTCCAATGTTCATTCTGTGGGCATTCATGGGTCTTGGCTTCATGTTCTCGACAACGCACCTGGGTTCTCCACTGCGCGCGTTTAATGCCTTTAACCAACTAGGCTCGGCTTGGTTGTCTAACGAAGTGTTCTTCGGTGCGGCATTCTTCGCAGTAGGCGGCCTGCAATGGCTATTGTCTGTGGTTAAGAAAGGTGGCGTAGCTATCCAAAAAGCACTGGTGGTCGGCGCTATGGTGCTGGGTGTTATCTTCATGTACGCGATGATCAACGTATACATGATCAACACAGTACCGACATGGGACAACATCTACACACCACTAAGCTTCATCATGACGATGGTTGTGGGTGGCTTGCTGCTGTCTCAGTTCGTGATTGTGTTCGCAAACGACAGCCGCTTTGCAGTTGACCGTAACATCACCATGCTGGCTGTGATTGCTGTTGCGATCAGCTTGCTTGTGACAGTAGGAAAACTGAACCTAATCGGTGACATCCAAACTTCAGCTGCAAAAGCGTCTGAGTTAGTCGATGGTTTAGGTAGCTATGTGATTCTTCAAGTGGCACTGCTGATGGCAAGCTTGTTGATTTGGATTCTACCTATGCTGAACAAAGCAAAAGTGAACCCAGTTAACCTTGGCTTAGCACTAGTACTGTTCTTGGCTTCAGAGTTAATCGGCCGTGGTTTGTTCTACAGCTTACATATGACAAGCGGTTTGTAATCAAGTTCTTACAGACATGAGTTACGTGTAA includes:
- a CDS encoding DMSO/selenate family reductase complex B subunit, whose protein sequence is MKQYGFYIDSSKCTGCKTCQLACKDYNDLDIKTNYRRVYEYAGGGFTQDGDTWVQKDVFSYYLSIACNHCTNPACVKVCPSGAMHKRDEDGLVVVDESVCIGCQHCSNACPYGAPQYNAKKGHMTKCDGCYQRVSEGKQPICVESCPLRALEFGEINTLREKYGSGADVAPLPSSTETLPNIVIKLNKNAKPTGDTSGHLANPKEV
- a CDS encoding dimethyl sulfoxide reductase anchor subunit family protein — protein: MIFHEWSLIFFTVLAQTAVGGYLLIGARALVLGHDEEKLNSYKVPMFILWAFMGLGFMFSTTHLGSPLRAFNAFNQLGSAWLSNEVFFGAAFFAVGGLQWLLSVVKKGGVAIQKALVVGAMVLGVIFMYAMINVYMINTVPTWDNIYTPLSFIMTMVVGGLLLSQFVIVFANDSRFAVDRNITMLAVIAVAISLLVTVGKLNLIGDIQTSAAKASELVDGLGSYVILQVALLMASLLIWILPMLNKAKVNPVNLGLALVLFLASELIGRGLFYSLHMTSGL